A genomic region of Roseateles amylovorans contains the following coding sequences:
- a CDS encoding alpha/beta hydrolase, with the protein MPMPLAMPMHTARATPPDTARDPRPAVLLLHGLCANPLELMPLARTLREAGYLVEAPALPGYGVAVERGGRRAPVARFEDWVALATAHFDVLAARHELVAIGGLSMGSVLALALAMKRPAAALMLLSTSLHFDGWNVSPWRRLLPLAYVRPLRQWLSFRERPPYGIKNERLRAWVAQAMVSEHVSAAGADQLSAASLYQASRMIRTVRAGLPSITAPTLVLHASEDDVSGPRSVLELQQRLGSTPEVHWFHHSYHMLTLDNERSAVTQTARDFLRSRLPVAAVSPVAALFPTSLREDLPHEQHA; encoded by the coding sequence ATGCCGATGCCGCTCGCGATGCCGATGCACACGGCGCGCGCCACGCCCCCCGACACGGCGCGGGACCCGCGTCCCGCGGTCCTGCTGCTGCACGGACTGTGTGCGAACCCGCTCGAACTGATGCCGCTGGCCCGCACGCTGCGGGAGGCGGGTTATCTGGTCGAGGCGCCCGCCCTGCCCGGTTACGGCGTGGCCGTGGAACGCGGCGGCCGACGAGCCCCTGTCGCCCGTTTCGAGGATTGGGTGGCCTTGGCCACCGCGCATTTCGATGTGCTCGCCGCCCGCCATGAGCTGGTGGCGATCGGCGGCCTGTCAATGGGCTCGGTGCTGGCCCTGGCCCTGGCGATGAAGCGCCCGGCGGCGGCGCTGATGCTGCTGTCCACCTCGCTGCATTTCGACGGCTGGAACGTCTCCCCCTGGCGCCGCCTGCTGCCGCTGGCCTATGTGCGGCCGCTGCGGCAATGGCTGAGCTTTCGCGAGCGCCCGCCCTACGGCATCAAGAACGAACGGCTGCGCGCCTGGGTGGCCCAGGCGATGGTGTCGGAGCATGTGTCGGCGGCCGGGGCCGACCAGCTCTCCGCCGCCTCGCTCTACCAGGCCTCCCGAATGATCCGCACGGTGCGCGCCGGGCTGCCCTCGATCACCGCACCGACCCTGGTGCTGCATGCCAGCGAGGACGATGTCAGCGGTCCGCGCTCGGTGCTGGAGCTGCAGCAGCGGCTGGGCAGCACGCCCGAAGTCCATTGGTTCCATCACAGCTATCACATGCTGACGCTGGACAACGAACGCAGCGCGGTCACCCAGACCGCGCGCGATTTCCTGCGCAGCCGCCTGCCGGTGGCTGCCGTGTCACCGGTGGCGGCGCTCTTTCCCACTTCCCTTCGCGAGGACCTTCCCCATGAGCAACATGCTTGA
- a CDS encoding efflux RND transporter periplasmic adaptor subunit, with protein sequence MKNLISRRHPLALTATSLTAVAAVVAAVVVGLHSQQAEANPAAAAPQAIPVSVATVTSQDVAAWDEFSGRLEAVERVDVRSRVAGAVQSVHFREGALVKAGELLITIDPAPYQAEVDRADAQVLAAQARVSYTKSELERSTRLWSERAIAQRELDERSNAAREAEANLRAAQAALQTARLSLGYTQVRAPVAGRVGKLEVTQGNLVAAGPGAPVLTTLVSVSPIYASFDADEKTVARALAELPGGAGARNQIDRIPVQIGTAATVDAPFAGRLQLVDNQVDARSGTVRVRAVLDNKDGALMPGQFARIRLGQSKSRPAVLVNERAVGTDQSKRFVMVVGKDNTLSYREVQLGANVDGLRIVTSGLQVNERVVVNGLQRVRPGALVQPQMVPMNAKAEIQAKQESAKAEKS encoded by the coding sequence ATGAAGAACCTGATCTCCCGCCGGCATCCGCTGGCCCTGACCGCCACCTCCCTGACTGCCGTGGCCGCCGTGGTGGCGGCGGTGGTCGTGGGTCTGCACAGCCAGCAGGCCGAAGCCAACCCGGCGGCCGCAGCGCCGCAGGCCATCCCTGTTTCCGTCGCCACCGTGACCAGCCAGGATGTGGCCGCCTGGGACGAGTTCTCCGGCCGCCTGGAAGCGGTGGAGCGGGTCGATGTCCGCTCACGCGTGGCCGGTGCGGTGCAATCGGTGCACTTCCGCGAAGGCGCGCTGGTCAAGGCCGGCGAGCTGCTGATCACCATCGATCCCGCGCCCTACCAGGCCGAGGTCGACCGCGCCGATGCCCAGGTGCTCGCCGCCCAGGCCCGCGTCAGCTACACCAAGAGCGAGCTGGAGCGCTCCACCCGCCTGTGGAGCGAGCGCGCCATCGCCCAGCGCGAACTCGATGAACGCAGCAATGCCGCCCGTGAAGCGGAAGCCAACCTGCGCGCGGCCCAGGCCGCCTTGCAGACCGCTCGCCTGAGCCTGGGCTACACCCAGGTCCGCGCGCCGGTGGCCGGCCGCGTCGGCAAGCTGGAAGTGACCCAGGGCAACCTGGTCGCGGCCGGACCCGGCGCACCGGTGCTGACCACGCTGGTCTCGGTCAGCCCGATCTACGCCAGCTTCGATGCGGATGAGAAGACCGTGGCGCGCGCCCTGGCCGAGCTGCCCGGCGGCGCCGGTGCCCGCAACCAGATCGACCGCATTCCGGTGCAGATCGGCACGGCGGCCACGGTCGACGCGCCGTTCGCCGGCCGTCTGCAACTGGTGGACAACCAGGTGGATGCACGCAGCGGCACGGTGCGGGTGCGCGCGGTCCTGGACAACAAGGACGGCGCGCTGATGCCGGGCCAGTTTGCCCGCATCCGCCTGGGCCAGTCCAAGAGCCGCCCGGCGGTGCTGGTCAATGAGCGCGCGGTCGGCACCGACCAGAGCAAGCGTTTCGTGATGGTCGTGGGCAAGGACAACACCCTGAGCTACCGCGAGGTGCAGCTTGGCGCCAATGTGGACGGCCTGCGCATCGTCACCTCCGGCCTGCAGGTCAATGAGCGGGTCGTCGTCAACGGGCTGCAGCGGGTTCGCCCGGGCGCCCTGGTGCAGCCGCAGATGGTGCCGATGAATGCCAAGGCCGAGATCCAGGCCAAGCAGGAATCGGCGAAGGCGGAGAAGTCCTGA
- a CDS encoding reverse transcriptase family protein, whose protein sequence is MTRHAPLTYPRWIALALARALQADDHLTHGRSVDALLARAMQCLDDGARPWLLPLCRALAAWPEPMWRAQTVRTLADRLQTMAPFDERQDASTYDRWRVRRLLLRPTRQLPLPFALEGLTLPALPTESSVAEWLDLTLDELDWLAGDAHRYREATATPQRPQVTAARHYQTLLLTKRRGGLRLIEAPLPRLKAVQRRVLTGLLAQVPVHEAAHGFVPGRNVATHAAGHAGAAFVVSFDLQDFFPSIGRARIEALFRTLGYAEAVAGRLAALCTTRTPATVRERLAADGPMGPMGFLGVRRLASPHLPQGAPTSPALANLCAFGLDLRLDGLAHRFGARYSRYADDLVFSGPERLGRDLRTLQAWVQGIIEDEGFRLRHDKTRRMPAAGRQRVTGVVVNTRPNLPREDYDRLRAELHRLAAQGPVDPGLRAPLLGRLAWATQFVVPSRATKLRRMFDDIRFKTPSD, encoded by the coding sequence ATGACCCGGCACGCCCCGCTGACCTACCCCCGCTGGATCGCCCTGGCATTGGCGCGCGCCTTGCAGGCCGACGACCACCTGACCCACGGCCGCAGCGTCGACGCGCTGCTGGCCCGCGCCATGCAGTGTCTGGACGACGGCGCCCGCCCCTGGTTGCTGCCCCTGTGTCGGGCACTCGCGGCCTGGCCCGAACCGATGTGGCGGGCCCAGACGGTGCGGACCCTGGCAGACCGGCTGCAGACCATGGCGCCCTTCGACGAGAGACAGGACGCCAGCACCTACGACCGTTGGCGGGTGCGGCGCCTGCTGCTGCGCCCGACCCGGCAACTGCCGCTGCCGTTCGCCCTGGAGGGCCTCACCCTCCCCGCCTTGCCGACCGAGTCCAGCGTGGCCGAGTGGCTCGACCTGACCCTCGATGAACTGGACTGGTTGGCCGGCGACGCGCACCGCTATCGAGAGGCCACCGCCACCCCGCAACGGCCGCAGGTGACGGCAGCGCGCCACTACCAAACCTTGCTGCTGACCAAACGACGCGGCGGTCTGCGCCTCATCGAAGCGCCGCTGCCGCGCCTGAAGGCGGTGCAGCGGCGTGTGCTGACCGGATTGCTGGCGCAGGTGCCGGTCCACGAAGCCGCCCATGGCTTTGTGCCTGGCCGCAATGTGGCCACCCACGCAGCCGGCCACGCCGGGGCAGCGTTCGTCGTCAGCTTCGACCTGCAGGACTTCTTTCCGTCAATCGGACGCGCCCGCATCGAGGCGCTGTTCCGCACCCTGGGCTACGCGGAAGCCGTCGCGGGCCGCCTGGCCGCGCTCTGCACCACCCGCACGCCGGCCACGGTGCGGGAACGGCTGGCAGCAGACGGACCGATGGGACCGATGGGGTTTCTCGGCGTGCGGCGACTCGCCTCGCCCCACCTGCCGCAGGGCGCGCCGACCTCGCCCGCACTGGCCAACCTCTGTGCCTTCGGACTGGACCTGCGGCTGGATGGGCTGGCGCATCGCTTCGGTGCGCGCTACTCGCGTTATGCGGACGACCTGGTGTTCTCCGGGCCGGAACGGCTGGGCCGAGACCTGCGGACGCTGCAGGCCTGGGTGCAAGGGATCATCGAGGACGAAGGCTTCCGCCTGCGGCATGACAAGACCCGGCGGATGCCGGCGGCCGGCCGACAACGGGTGACCGGGGTGGTGGTCAACACCCGACCCAACCTGCCGCGCGAGGATTACGACCGACTGCGCGCGGAGCTCCACCGGCTGGCCGCGCAGGGTCCGGTCGATCCGGGTCTGCGCGCACCCTTGCTGGGGCGGCTGGCCTGGGCGACGCAGTTCGTGGTGCCGTCACGGGCGACCAAGCTGCGACGGATGTTCGACGACATCCGCTTCAAGACGCCATCGGACTAG
- a CDS encoding alpha/beta fold hydrolase, which produces MSWKSSTAVIAAAVGCAGLLQACGGGGGGGSVRLAPELIEIVNPSDVPPYQGPVTELPPDVTRLYALSGNASSSTVVLFLQGGPVDFLVPEEGLDDLHPVLTEHTLVRVHQANTLNPSIVANPDLSYARAIRENEVSVEILNRVIRHFAAQGRRVQVVSHSFGSFLVLRAWARHPALATLVDRFLVLNGRLDMPDVVWQGMRRGEQWGFPDGGEPALAANQPTRETREGDDNRAPGDPPQTQTFSLSQLKLEADIGRLPLTRELAGRSLNRLIMVESTADRAVGRLSEDERRFLAAQGATRYCIAGGTHDSAFEAPYAQELAALLDGTSTRTRDCAG; this is translated from the coding sequence ATGTCCTGGAAGTCGAGCACCGCGGTGATCGCAGCCGCTGTGGGGTGTGCCGGTCTGCTGCAGGCTTGCGGTGGTGGTGGCGGAGGAGGGAGTGTCCGGCTGGCGCCGGAGTTGATCGAGATCGTGAATCCGTCCGACGTGCCGCCCTATCAGGGGCCTGTCACCGAGCTGCCGCCGGATGTGACCCGGCTGTATGCCCTCAGCGGCAATGCGTCGTCGAGCACGGTGGTGTTGTTCCTGCAAGGTGGTCCGGTGGACTTTCTGGTGCCCGAAGAGGGCCTTGATGACCTGCACCCGGTCCTCACCGAGCACACGCTGGTGCGGGTGCATCAGGCCAACACCCTCAATCCGTCGATCGTCGCCAATCCGGACCTGTCGTATGCGCGCGCGATCCGCGAGAACGAGGTGTCGGTGGAGATCCTGAACCGGGTCATCCGACACTTCGCCGCCCAGGGTCGGCGTGTGCAGGTGGTGTCCCATTCCTTCGGCTCGTTCCTGGTCCTGCGTGCATGGGCCCGACATCCCGCTCTGGCGACGTTGGTCGACCGCTTCCTGGTGCTGAACGGCCGGCTCGATATGCCGGACGTGGTGTGGCAGGGCATGCGCCGTGGCGAGCAATGGGGCTTTCCGGATGGCGGCGAGCCCGCGCTGGCGGCGAACCAGCCGACCCGGGAGACCCGCGAAGGCGATGACAACCGCGCGCCCGGCGACCCACCGCAGACCCAGACCTTCAGCCTGTCTCAGCTCAAGCTGGAGGCGGACATCGGCCGGTTGCCGCTGACCCGTGAACTGGCGGGCCGGAGCTTGAATCGACTCATCATGGTGGAATCCACGGCGGACCGTGCCGTCGGACGCTTGTCCGAGGACGAGCGGCGTTTTCTCGCGGCCCAGGGGGCCACGCGCTACTGCATCGCCGGGGGCACCCACGACAGCGCCTTCGAGGCGCCCTATGCGCAGGAACTTGCCGCCCTGCTGGACGGCACCTCGACCCGCACCCGCGACTGCGCGGGCTGA
- a CDS encoding LysR family transcriptional regulator: MDKLNAMQAFARVVEAGTFTKAAESMDLPKTAVTRLIQSLEEHLKVKLLNRTTRRVSVTPDGAAYYERVTRLLSDIEELEGTVSHARAAPRGRIRVDVASSVARMLIIPALPEFYAKHPDIQIDLGVSDRPVDLIGDNIDCVVRGGEITDQSLVARRIGDWGYGCCASPDYIRRHGLPQHPLELESDQHFVVSYFSARTGKRFPFDYSKNGQRYEIYGRYQVSVNDGNAYMTAGLTGLGVIQAPYFMIKPHVDAGELVPFLCDWESDPLPLYVVYPPNRHLSTKLRVFVDWVAELFDRHTQWQKQLIATCDAKSGTEARTSPAAANGAKQAVLSAA; encoded by the coding sequence ATGGACAAGCTCAATGCAATGCAGGCCTTCGCGCGCGTCGTGGAGGCGGGAACCTTCACCAAGGCGGCGGAGTCGATGGACCTGCCCAAGACCGCGGTGACACGGCTCATCCAGTCGCTGGAAGAGCATCTGAAGGTCAAGCTGTTGAACCGCACCACCCGGCGCGTGAGCGTGACGCCGGACGGCGCCGCCTACTATGAGCGGGTCACCCGGCTGCTGTCGGACATCGAAGAGCTGGAAGGCACCGTCTCCCATGCGCGGGCGGCACCGCGCGGACGCATCCGGGTGGATGTGGCCTCGTCGGTGGCGCGGATGCTGATCATTCCCGCACTTCCGGAGTTTTATGCAAAGCATCCGGACATTCAGATCGACCTGGGCGTCTCGGACCGGCCGGTCGACCTCATCGGCGACAACATCGACTGCGTGGTGCGCGGCGGCGAGATCACCGACCAATCGCTGGTGGCGCGCCGCATCGGCGACTGGGGCTACGGCTGCTGCGCCTCGCCGGACTACATCCGCCGCCACGGCCTGCCGCAGCATCCGCTGGAGCTGGAATCGGACCAGCATTTCGTCGTCAGCTATTTCTCGGCGCGCACCGGCAAGCGCTTTCCGTTCGACTACAGCAAGAACGGCCAGCGTTATGAGATCTACGGCCGCTATCAGGTGTCGGTCAACGACGGCAATGCCTACATGACCGCCGGGCTCACCGGCCTGGGCGTCATCCAGGCGCCCTACTTCATGATCAAGCCGCATGTGGACGCCGGCGAGCTGGTGCCCTTCCTCTGCGACTGGGAGTCGGACCCGCTGCCGCTGTATGTGGTGTATCCGCCCAACCGGCACCTGAGTACCAAGCTGCGGGTGTTCGTCGATTGGGTCGCCGAGCTGTTCGACCGCCACACCCAATGGCAGAAGCAGTTGATCGCCACCTGCGATGCGAAATCCGGCACCGAGGCCCGGACGTCGCCGGCAGCGGCCAACGGCGCGAAGCAGGCGGTGCTGAGCGCGGCCTGA
- a CDS encoding sensor histidine kinase gives MAPNLHATLSLKQRLLLWLMLPVLVAVPVAGLVLYRVMHETAISWLDQSLGDTALAVASLIRERDGQLSVEVSAPTDRALRFDRQDLVYYLVLDPDGNRLYGDAQLRALTVPHRNGGEWYFTLATLNGEALRVAALGSACRFAQSCQVIVAETLHKRDALQRQLIVVVGVIIGGMAVLLAAAGWWATHRGLRPLARLSAELEQRDLARLEPLAAEVPGELRPLIAAFNRLFERLRRAASAQQDFLANAAHQLRTPLTSLRTEIDLALLEPHHPQMEPLLKRLQRSVDRSARLATQMLSIARAEAEPSGRAQPLDLRDIAAQVAEDWVPRALASGVDLGFELEDAPVLGQGFLLRELLENLLHNSLNYAGGGARITVRTACQGDGAMLEVEDNGPGIAPEDRARALQRFQRGSESIGTGSGLGLAIALDIAQRHGGRLELLDAAGGQGLRVRLSMPVRAGA, from the coding sequence ATGGCGCCGAACCTTCATGCGACGCTGAGCCTCAAGCAGCGCCTGCTGCTGTGGTTGATGCTGCCGGTCCTGGTGGCGGTGCCGGTCGCCGGCCTGGTGCTCTACCGGGTGATGCATGAGACGGCGATCTCCTGGCTGGACCAGTCGCTGGGCGACACCGCGCTGGCGGTGGCCAGCCTGATCCGGGAGCGTGACGGGCAGCTGTCGGTGGAAGTCTCCGCGCCGACCGACCGCGCCCTGCGCTTCGACCGGCAGGACCTCGTCTACTACCTGGTGCTCGATCCGGACGGCAACCGCCTGTATGGTGACGCACAGCTGCGCGCGCTGACGGTGCCGCACCGCAACGGCGGCGAGTGGTACTTCACCCTGGCCACGCTCAATGGCGAGGCGTTGCGGGTCGCGGCGCTGGGGTCGGCCTGTCGCTTCGCCCAGTCCTGCCAGGTGATCGTGGCCGAGACCCTGCACAAGCGCGACGCTCTGCAGCGCCAGTTGATCGTGGTGGTGGGGGTGATCATCGGCGGCATGGCGGTGTTGCTGGCGGCGGCCGGCTGGTGGGCCACCCATCGCGGCCTGCGCCCGCTGGCGCGCCTGAGCGCGGAGCTCGAGCAGCGCGACCTGGCCCGACTCGAGCCCCTGGCGGCCGAGGTGCCCGGCGAGCTGCGACCGTTGATTGCCGCCTTCAATCGCCTGTTTGAACGGCTGCGACGCGCGGCCTCGGCCCAGCAGGACTTCCTGGCCAATGCCGCGCACCAGCTGCGCACCCCGCTGACCTCGCTGCGCACCGAGATCGACCTGGCCCTGCTGGAGCCGCACCACCCGCAGATGGAGCCGCTGCTCAAGCGGTTGCAGCGCTCGGTGGACCGCAGCGCCCGGCTGGCGACGCAGATGCTCTCGATCGCCCGAGCGGAGGCCGAGCCCTCCGGCCGCGCGCAACCGCTGGACCTGCGCGACATCGCCGCCCAGGTCGCCGAGGACTGGGTGCCGCGGGCCCTGGCGTCCGGGGTGGACCTCGGCTTCGAGCTGGAGGATGCGCCGGTGCTGGGTCAGGGCTTCCTGCTGCGCGAGCTGCTGGAGAACCTGCTGCACAACAGCTTGAACTATGCCGGTGGCGGCGCCCGCATCACGGTGCGGACCGCCTGCCAGGGCGACGGGGCGATGCTGGAGGTCGAAGACAACGGACCCGGCATCGCGCCCGAAGACCGGGCGCGCGCCTTGCAGCGCTTCCAGCGCGGCAGTGAATCCATCGGCACCGGGAGCGGCCTGGGCCTGGCGATCGCGCTGGACATCGCCCAGCGGCACGGCGGCCGCCTGGAGCTGCTCGATGCCGCTGGCGGCCAGGGCCTGCGGGTGCGACTGAGCATGCCGGTGCGCGCAGGCGCCTGA
- a CDS encoding alpha/beta hydrolase gives MDALPLTSCQDDLLPAGDGVLPVRVYKGATRRKDAPLVMHLHGGAFTSGDLDSGELVSRLLAEAGAVVVDVDYPIGLDRMFPAALKTLDALLHGLYKARSRLSGKASPVLVAGEEAGGNLAAALALMARDQGHRRLAGQILIGPMLNPCLATASLRQAEAGDGQCRWTLGWRAYLGQLEEGDHPYAAPACTSRLAGLAPALIVSAEDDPMRDESLAYARAMKRAGVEVRQELIEGPSGWPHSLMRLPALPGLQAPWARALRQRLSDFLARFPPTGPLRPQPA, from the coding sequence ATGGATGCCTTGCCGCTTACCTCCTGCCAAGACGACCTCCTGCCCGCCGGCGACGGCGTGCTGCCGGTGCGCGTCTACAAGGGAGCGACCCGCCGCAAGGATGCGCCCCTGGTGATGCATCTGCATGGTGGCGCCTTCACCAGCGGCGACCTGGACAGCGGCGAACTGGTCTCGCGCCTGTTGGCCGAAGCCGGTGCGGTGGTGGTGGATGTGGATTACCCCATCGGGCTGGACCGCATGTTCCCCGCCGCGCTCAAGACGTTGGATGCCCTGCTGCATGGGCTGTACAAGGCGCGCAGTCGCCTGTCGGGCAAGGCCAGCCCGGTGCTGGTCGCCGGTGAGGAGGCCGGCGGCAATCTGGCCGCCGCCCTGGCCCTGATGGCGCGCGATCAAGGCCATCGCCGCCTGGCCGGCCAGATCCTGATCGGTCCGATGCTCAATCCCTGCCTGGCCACCGCCTCGCTGCGTCAGGCCGAGGCCGGCGACGGCCAATGCCGATGGACCCTGGGCTGGCGCGCCTACCTGGGCCAGTTGGAGGAGGGCGACCATCCGTATGCGGCGCCCGCCTGCACCAGCCGTCTGGCCGGCCTGGCGCCGGCGCTGATCGTCAGCGCCGAAGACGATCCCATGCGCGACGAATCCCTGGCGTATGCCCGGGCGATGAAACGCGCCGGCGTCGAGGTGCGACAGGAACTGATCGAGGGTCCCAGCGGTTGGCCCCACAGCCTGATGCGCCTGCCCGCGCTGCCGGGACTGCAAGCCCCGTGGGCCCGCGCACTGCGACAGCGATTGAGCGATTTCCTGGCGCGCTTCCCACCCACCGGTCCCTTGCGGCCCCAGCCCGCCTGA
- a CDS encoding response regulator: MRILLVEDDEFLAESTARALRSQSWVVDVSARGEPVPLSLREDRYDLLILDIGLTGIDGFETLRRVRGQGSPVPVLLLTARDAVEDRVRGLEGGADDYLVKPFALSELIARARALVRRSQARSGNELALAALRMDLEARRAYVGEEPLALSAREWEVLGFLLARAGKVVAKEQIASASNGWEQGVSDNAIEVCVSRLRAKIEPAGLQLRTVRGLGYLLEEAPAKR; encoded by the coding sequence ATGCGCATCCTGTTGGTCGAAGACGATGAATTCCTGGCCGAGTCCACGGCCCGGGCGCTGCGTTCGCAGTCCTGGGTGGTGGATGTCAGCGCGCGCGGCGAGCCGGTGCCGCTGTCGCTGCGGGAGGATCGCTACGACCTGCTGATTCTGGACATCGGCCTGACCGGCATCGACGGCTTTGAAACCCTGCGCCGGGTGCGTGGCCAGGGCAGCCCGGTGCCGGTGCTGCTGCTCACCGCGCGGGATGCGGTCGAAGACCGGGTGCGCGGCCTGGAAGGCGGCGCTGACGACTACCTCGTCAAACCGTTCGCCCTGAGCGAGCTCATCGCCCGGGCCCGGGCCCTGGTGCGTCGCAGTCAGGCCCGCTCCGGCAACGAGCTGGCGCTGGCGGCCCTGCGCATGGACCTGGAGGCCCGCCGCGCCTATGTGGGCGAGGAGCCGCTGGCTCTGTCCGCCCGGGAGTGGGAAGTGCTGGGCTTCCTGCTGGCGCGTGCCGGCAAGGTGGTGGCGAAGGAGCAGATCGCCTCGGCCAGCAATGGCTGGGAGCAGGGCGTGAGCGACAACGCCATCGAGGTCTGCGTGTCACGGCTGCGTGCCAAGATCGAGCCGGCCGGGCTGCAACTGCGCACCGTGCGCGGGCTGGGCTACTTGCTGGAAGAAGCGCCCGCCAAGCGCTGA